The Girardinichthys multiradiatus isolate DD_20200921_A chromosome 6, DD_fGirMul_XY1, whole genome shotgun sequence genome window below encodes:
- the dnajc1 gene encoding dnaJ homolog subfamily C member 1 — MQVCAGLSGSLVLSLTLALVFEVPSLWAWETDLELLDLVEEIPQTFYQFLNLEQDAAAAEIKKAYRRLSLSLHPDKNKDENAETQFRQLVAIYEVLKDEERRRRYDDILVNGLPDWRQPVFYYRRVRKMSNAELGFLLFLILTVGHYAVIWSIYLEKQLDELLSRKKKDKKKKLSSRPTEEIRCNGQDRADRDLERPHWQDILPLKLTIWLYLSVKNLPQTVQEVKQYYEDYQQMKQKQEAEAEQETAPREKRPKVKKPKVEFPVYVPSENQRHQSYDQTTSIEDIEDQMDDWLQDFKAAKKKVSEWTEDELSLLSRLMVKFPGGTPGRWEKIAQELGRSVSAVTTKVKQVKDNVNHTSGLVKLSDLKAPPLPARSVPVDDSVMTQRVGGPSEEEQQPEEEEVVPAVQRRNRKSSSADSGEGKARGRRQKDFDPTAVGEEEEAEIQENKEKVNPATWTQNQQKLLELALQQFPRGTTERWDRIAKVVPGKSKEDCMIRYKMLAELVKKRKQVKS; from the exons ATGCAGGTCTGTGCGGGTCTGAGCGGGTCTCTGGTCCTTAGCCTGACCCTGGCACTGGTCTTTGAGGTTCCCAGTCTGTGGGCCTGGGAGACAGACCTGGAGCTGCTGGACCTGGTGGAGGAGATCCCGCAGACCTTCTACCAGTTCCTGAACTTGGAGCAG GATGCGGCAGCAGCAGAGATAAAGAAAGCATACCGTCGGCTGTCTCTCTCTCTACATCCTGACAAGAACAAAGATGAAAATGCTGAGACTCAGTTCAGACAG CTAGTGGCCATTTATGAAGTTCTCAAGGACGAGGAGAGGCGGCGCAG GTACGACGACATCTTGGTGAACGGACTTCCTGACTGGCGGCAGCCCGTCTTCTACTACAGACGCGTGAGGAAGATGAGCAACGCTGAGCTAGGCTTCCTGCTCTTCCTCATCCTCACCGTGGGACACTATGCTGTCATCTGGTCTATCTACCTGGAAAAGCAGCTG GATGAGCTGCTGAGTCGGAAGAAGaaggataaaaagaaaaagctaagTTCCAGACCTACTGAGGAAATCCGGTGTAACGGTCAGGACCGCGCTGACAG GGACCTGGAGCGACCTCACTGGCAGGATATCCTTCCTCTCAAACTAACCATCTGGCTTTATCTGTCCGTCAAAAACCTGCCTCAGACCGTCCAG GAGGTGAAGCAGTACTATGAGGACTATCAGCAAATGAAGCagaaacaggaagctgaagctGAACAAGAAACTGCTCCAA GAGAAAAACGACCAAAAGTCAAGAAGCCCAAAGTGGAGTTTCCAGTTTATGTACCTTCAGAGAACCAGAGACATCAGAGCTACGACCAGACCACATCCATTGAGGACATCGAGGACCAGATGGATGACTGGCTGCAAGATTTCAAAGCTGCCAAGAAGAAG GTATCAGAATGGACAGAGGACGAGCTGAGCCTCCTCAGCAGGTTGATGGTCAAATTCCCTGGAGGAACTCCGGGCCGATGGGAGAAGATTGCTCAGGAACTTGGAAGATCTGTATCTGCT gtgaCAACGAAAGTCAAGCAGGTGAAAGACAATGTGAACCACACCTCAG GTCTGGTCAAACTCTCAGATTTAAaggctcctcctcttcctgcgAGGTCAGTTCCTGTGGACGACAGTGTGATGACTCAGAGAGTGGGCGGGCCCAgcgaggaggagcagcagccggaggaggaggaagtggtTCCGGCCGTccaaaggaggaacaggaagagTTCTTCGGCAGACAGTGGGGAAGGGAAGGCCCGAGGTCGGCGACAGAAAGATTTTGATCCAACAGCGGTGGGCGAAGAGGAGGAGGCGGAGATTCAGGAGAACAAGGAGAAGGTGAACCCTGCAACATGGACTCAGAACCAACAGAAGTTGCTGGAACTGGCTTTGCAACAGTTTCCCAGAGGAACCACAGAACGTTGGGACCGGATCGCCAAGGTGGTCCCAGGAAAGTCCAAG GAGGACTGTATGATCCGTTATAAGATGCTGGCTGAACTGGTTAAGAAGAGGAAACAGGTGAAGAGTTGA
- the LOC124869756 gene encoding cadherin-7-like: MKVGSFWADGRTSDGFPGFAFRFLSSEMKSLCFFSILSLWTEPGCGVMMLNSVVPREAARTWRPGGQVLSHLGRRRRSWVWNQFFVLEEDTGDEPLYVGKLHSDMDKGDGQVMYYLSGEGAMSIFTIDEQTGDIHAIKRLDREQQAYYTLRAQVRDQNTHLLVEPESQFIIKVQDINDNAPRFLNGPYTARVPERSPVGTSVMTVVATDADDPTYGNSARLVYSILQGLPYFSVDPNSGVVRTALPDMDREMRDQYQLVVQAKDMMGQIGGLSGTTMVTVTLTDVNDNPPRFPHRSYQFTVPESVLVSSIVARIKAVDLDLGPNAEVVYRILDGDGLGTFRILTDPNTQEGLITLLKNLNFENKSSYTLKIEASNQNVDTPFLLVGPFSDTTMVRLLVEDEDEPPIFSPSVSQMVVSEGAPVGTNIGSVSAHDPDGSNSPIRYSVDRKSDTEHFFDIDSNSGAIRTSRYLDREIRVLHNITVIGTETLDPSQVGSAFVLISVADVNDNAPSFAGDYWTSICENVLPGQIIETLSAIDPDNPENGHHFLFFLTADATLNHSFTLRNNDDNTASVLTLQSGFLRRDQPVHFLPVVIADGGSPSLSSTNTLTITICDCDLRGNHRHCSQEEPWRGGMGTTTAITLTCALTFLGVFMVTTVIRSRRREPQMMDDQQDIQENIVCYDDEGGGEADTKAFDMFALRHLNQMNLTGGCGTAEPETMTQKTRLLQEFIRKRLQEVDLDPTVPPLDSLQIYAFEGSGSAAHSLSSLSSVNSLESEQNFSKAVGLKVQEAHRTL, from the exons ATGAAAGTTGGTTCCTTCTGGGCAGATGGGCGGACATCAGATGGTTTTCCTGGTTTTGCTTTTAGGTTTTTATCTTCAGAGAtgaagagtctctgttttttcaGCATCCTGTCCCTGTGGACAGAGCCAGGATGCGGGGTCATGATGCTAAACTCTGTGGTTCCCCGTGAGGCAGCAAGAACCTGGAGACCAGGTGGACAAGTTCTGTCCCAcctggggaggaggaggaggagctgggTATGGAACCAGTTCTTTGTTCTGGAGGAAGACACTGGAGACGAGCCTCTGTATGTGGGAAAG CTTCACTCTGACATGGATAAAGGTGATGGTCAGGTGATGTACTACCTCAGTGGTGAAGGAGCTATGTCCATCTTCACCATTGATGAGCAAACAGGAGACATCCACGCCATCAAGAGGCTGGACCGGGAACAGCAGGCCTACTACACCTTGAGAGCCCAGGTCCGAGACCAGAATACACACCTGCTAGTGGAGCCGGAGTCCCAGTTCATCATCAAGGTCCAGGACATCAATGACAATGCACCCAGGTTCCTTAATGGCCCGTACACAGCCAGGGTTCCTGAGAGGTCCCCTGTAG GAACATCTGTGATGACGGTGGTGGCGACAGACGCTGATGATCCAACATACGGAAACTCAGCCCGGCTGGTTTACAGCATCCTGCAGGGCCTGCCCTATTTCTCTGTGGACCCAAATTCAG GTGTTGTGCGGACCGCTCTGCCTGACATGGACCGGGAAATGAGGGATCAGTACCAGCTGGTCGTCCAGGCCAAAGACATGATGGGTCAAATAGGGGGACTGTCAGGAACCACAATGGTTACCGTGACACTGACTGATGTCAACGACAACCCACCTCGATTCCCCCACA GGAGTTACCAGTTCACTGTCCCAGAGTCAGTCCTGGTGTCATCTATTGTGGCAAGGATTAAAGCAGTGGATCTGGATTTGGGTCCAAATGCTGAAGTGGTCTACCGCATTCTGGATGGAGATGGACTGGGAACCTTTAGGATCCTGACTGATCCAAACACTCAGGAAGGACTGATCACTCTGCTCAAG AATCTgaactttgaaaataaatccAGCTACACTTTGAAGATCGAAGCCTCTAATCAAAATGTGGACACTCCTTTCCTGTTGGTGGGTCCATTCAGCGATACAACAATGGTCAGACTGCTGGTGGAAGATGAGGACGAACCCCCCATCTTCTCCCCCTCTGTCAGTCAGATGGTGGTTTCTGAGGGGGCTCCAGTAGGAACCAACATTGGGTCCGTTTCAGCTCATGACCCAGATGGCTCCAACAGTCCAATCAG GTACTCTGTAGACAGAAAGTCCGACACTGAGCATTTCTTTGACATTGACAGCAACTCAGGTGCCATCAGAACCAGCAGATATCTGGACCGAGAAATCAGAGTTCTGCACAACATCACAGTCATTGGCACTGAGACCT TGGATCCATCTCAAGTGGGCTCAGCGTTTGTTCTGATTTCTGTGGCGGATGTTAATGATAATGCTCCGAGTTTCGCTGGTGACTACTGGACTTCCATCTGTGAGAATGTGCTGCCTGGACAG ATCATCGAGACTCTGAGTGCCATAGATCCAGACAATCCAGAAAATGGACATCACTTCCTCTTCTTTCTGACTGCAGATGCTACTTTGAATCACAGCTTCACCCTGAGGAACAACGATG ACAACACTGCCTCAGTCCTAACATTACAATCTGGTTTCCTGAGGCGAGATCAGCCCGTCCACTTTCTTCCCGTGGTCATCGCAGACGGCGGCAGTCCGTCTCTCAGCAGCACCAACACGCTGACCATCACCATCTGTGACTGTGATCTCCGTGGAAACCACCGCCACTGCAGTCAAGAAGAGCCTTGGCGTGGTGGCATGGGGACCACCACCGCCATCACCCTGACCTGTGCGCTCACATTCCTGG GTGTCTTCATGGTAACCACTGTCATcagatccaggaggagggagccTCAGATGATGGATGACCAACAGGATATCCAGGAGAACATTGTCTGTTATGATGATGAAGGTGGAGGTGAGGCAGACACGAAGGCCTTTGACATGTTTGCCTTGagacacctgaatcaaatgaatctGACAGGTGGGTGTGGTACCGCTGAGCCAGAGACCATGACCCAGAAAACCAGACTGCTCCAAGAGTTCATCAGAAAGCGGCTCCAGGAGGTAGACTTAGATCCGACAGTACCGCCCCTCGATTCTCTGCAGATTTATGCTTTCGAGGGGAGCGGCTCTGCGGCCCACTCACTCAGCTCCTTAAGCTCTGTGAATTCATTAGAATCTGAGCAGAACTTTTCTAAGGCCGTGGGGCTCAAGGTTCAGGAAGCTCATCGAACTCTATAG